A single region of the Oreochromis niloticus isolate F11D_XX linkage group LG19, O_niloticus_UMD_NMBU, whole genome shotgun sequence genome encodes:
- the LOC109195922 gene encoding ribonuclease inhibitor-like, whose product MSQTGSISGITLATVQYIKVKLSENLSAEKSINLLHCLNELNDRSLVEEIQQYRTSGSLSTGKLSPAQCSALTFILLSSKEDLDEFDFKKYSASEEALLRMLPVVKASNKALLSSCNVSEEGCENLLSVVSSQSCSLRELDLSTNSLKASAVKLLSAAVESPHAKLNILRLNICELSEENCEALSSVLSSQSSSLTELDLSIRKLQDSGVKLPSAGLQSLNCKLNTLRLSGCNLSERSCEALCSVLSSQSSSLRELDLSNSDLQDSGVKLLSAGLKSSQCAVETLRSGSKLFHRWSFEM is encoded by the exons ATGTCACAGACAGGAAGTATCTCAGGAATCACTCTAGcaacagtccagtacatcaaggtaaagctcagtgagaatctgtcggcagagaaaagcatcaatctgctccactgtctgaatgaactgaatgatcgttctctagtggaggaaaTCCAACAATACAGGActtcaggaagtctctccacaggtaaactgtctcctgctcagtgctcAGCTCTGACCTTCATCTTGCTGTCATCAAAAGAAGATCTGGATGAGTTTGACTtcaagaaatactctgcttcagaggaggctcttctgagaatgctgccagtggtcaaagcctccaacaaagctct GCTGAGCAGCTGTAACGTCTCAGAGGAAGGCTGTGAAAATTTGTTGTCAGTGGTCAGCTCCCAGTCAtgtagtctgagagagctggacctaaGTACCAACAGCCTGAAAGCTTCAGCAGtaaagcttctgtctgctgcagtGGAGAGTCCACATGCCAAACTGAATATTCTGAG ACTTAACATCTGTGAACTCTCAGAGGAaaactgtgaagctctgtcctcagttctcagctcaCAGTCCTCTAGTCTGACAGAGTTGGACCTGAGTATCagaaagctgcaggattcaggagtgaagcttccgTCTGCTGGACTACAAAGTTTAAACTGTAAACTGAATACTCTGAG actgagtggctgtaacctgtcagagagaagctgtgaagctctgtgctCAGTCctcagctcccagtcctctagtctgagagagctggacctgagtaactctgacctgcaggattcaggagtgaagcttctgtctgctggactAAAGAGTTCACAGTGTGCagtggaaactctcaggtcaggatcCAAACTTTTCCACAGATGGTCATTTGAAATGTga